From Actinoplanes oblitus, a single genomic window includes:
- a CDS encoding DoxX family protein, giving the protein MSIPHVTVTLLASALNAAAAVANLAGHDYPKKQADLNRVPRSWVRPLGALLGAGALGLLAGFVVPAVGTAAATGLVLYFLVALGAHVRAGNYRLGGWAVFCTAAVAALAVNLPGTC; this is encoded by the coding sequence ATGTCCATCCCGCATGTCACCGTGACGCTGCTCGCCTCGGCCCTCAACGCCGCCGCCGCTGTGGCCAACCTCGCCGGCCACGACTACCCGAAGAAGCAGGCGGACCTGAACCGGGTGCCCCGTTCCTGGGTACGCCCCTTGGGCGCGCTGCTGGGTGCGGGAGCACTCGGACTGCTGGCCGGCTTCGTGGTGCCCGCGGTGGGTACGGCGGCCGCCACCGGACTGGTGCTGTACTTCCTCGTCGCGCTGGGAGCGCACGTCCGGGCGGGCAACTACCGGCTGGGCGGCTGGGCCGTGTTCTGCACCGCGGCCGTCGCCGCCCTCGCGGTCAACCTTCCCGGCACCTGTTAG
- a CDS encoding HAMP domain-containing protein — protein sequence MGDDVTLHDSTVGAAAGPAVADRDLRQLLAGLTAVRDGDFGTRLPDDGDGLLGEIATVFNGMVDQLSLFTSEVTRVAREVGTEGQLGGQAEVPGVSGTWKDLTDSVNAMAGNLTDQVRDIAQVATAVARGDLSQKITVDVRGEILELKNTINTMVDELSSFADEVTRVAREVGSEGRLGGQAEVPGVAGTWRDLTDSVNFMAGNLTNQVRNIAQVTTAVARGDLSQKITVDARGEILELKSTINTMVDQLSSFADEVTRVAREVGTDGRLGGQAQVSGVAGTWRDLTDSVNSMAGNLTDQVRSIAQVATAVARGDLSQKITVTARGEILELKNTINTMVDQLSSFADEVTRVAREVGTEGRLGGQADVKGVSGTWKDLTESVNVMGDNLTAQVRSIAEVTTAVARGDLTQKIRVDARGEIAELKETINTMVDQLSAFADEVTRVAREVGTEGRLGGQARVLNVGGTWKDLTDNVNVMASNLTNQVRSIALVATAVAQGDLSRKITVEAKGEVAVLAQTINTMVDTLSAFADEVTRVAREVGTEGRLGGQARVPNVAGTWKDLTDNVNSMANNLTGQVRNIAQVTTAVAQGDLTKKIDVDARGEILELKTTINTMVDQLSSFAAEVTRVAREVGSEGRLGGQAEVEGVSGTWKRLTENVNELAGNLTRQVRAIAEVTSAVATGDLTRSITVDASGEVAELKDNINFMVESLRETTRANQEQDWLKTNLARISSLMQGHRDLEVVASLVMNELVPLVGAQLGTFLLVEDSIAGADLRVVGSYGHNGIGRRYALGESLVGQAAVAKRRIVVDELPADYFTVSSSLGSVAPMQVVVLPILVEDQSLGVIELAGMTPFTQVHHDFLDQLMETIGVNVNTMVANARTDVLLTESQRLAAELQARSEELQARSEELQRSNAELEDKASLLARQNRDIETKNSEIEQARQELEARAQQLALASKYKSEFLANMSHELRTPLNSLLILAQLLAQNPNRNLTAKQVEYATVIHSAGTDLLQLINDILDLSKVEAGKMDIAPEAFELRNLLGYVEATFRPLTSSRGLDFEVSTAADVPAGLFTDEQRLRQVLRNLLSNAVKFTEQGGVQLRIDRARPDELSPALAEQETVIAFRVTDTGIGIAEQQLTAIFDAFQQADGTTSRRYGGTGLGLSISREIAWLLGGEISAQSVLGQGSTFTLYMPVQRATVPVAPGAPAAVLSELVMPLPPAGPAAPRRLLVVESNADGLLTLISRGAAAAVAETHGPIDVLTAVAADAAIEQLRAQPFHAVVLDLSMSADEGPDFLKALHDEADLRELPVLVFRSQHAPLGNDTLLQVLAQTRPLESLSSLDELRERITLHLSTEAGQPVMPPAMHVDTIAGVSGFAQNLAGRKVLVVDDDARNVFALTNILELHGMEVVYAENGRKGIDVLAQHDDIDLILMDVMMPEMDGYAATAAIRTMPKYANLPIIAVTAKAMHGDREKSISSGASDYVTKPVDAEDLLACIERWLVQSARSDRRASAE from the coding sequence GTGGGCGACGACGTGACCCTGCACGATTCCACGGTCGGTGCGGCGGCGGGTCCGGCGGTGGCCGACCGCGACCTGCGGCAGCTGCTGGCCGGATTGACGGCCGTGCGCGACGGTGACTTCGGCACCCGGCTACCCGACGACGGGGACGGCCTGCTCGGCGAGATCGCCACCGTCTTCAACGGCATGGTCGATCAGCTGTCGCTGTTCACCTCGGAGGTGACCCGGGTGGCCCGGGAGGTCGGCACCGAGGGCCAGCTCGGCGGGCAGGCCGAGGTGCCGGGGGTGTCCGGTACCTGGAAGGATCTCACCGACTCGGTGAACGCGATGGCCGGCAACCTCACCGACCAGGTCCGCGACATCGCCCAGGTGGCCACGGCGGTGGCCCGGGGCGACCTGTCGCAGAAGATCACCGTCGACGTGCGCGGCGAGATCCTGGAGCTGAAGAACACCATCAACACGATGGTCGACGAGCTGTCCAGCTTCGCCGACGAGGTGACCCGGGTGGCCCGCGAGGTGGGCAGCGAGGGCCGGCTCGGCGGGCAGGCCGAGGTGCCCGGGGTGGCCGGCACCTGGCGGGACCTGACCGACTCGGTGAACTTCATGGCGGGCAACCTGACCAACCAGGTCCGCAACATCGCCCAGGTGACCACCGCGGTGGCGCGTGGTGACCTGTCGCAGAAGATCACCGTCGACGCCCGTGGCGAGATCCTGGAGCTCAAGAGCACCATCAACACGATGGTGGACCAGCTGTCGTCGTTCGCCGACGAGGTCACCCGGGTCGCCCGGGAGGTCGGCACCGACGGGCGCCTGGGCGGGCAGGCGCAGGTCAGCGGTGTCGCCGGCACCTGGCGGGACCTGACCGACTCGGTGAACTCGATGGCCGGCAACCTGACCGACCAGGTGCGCAGCATCGCCCAGGTGGCCACCGCGGTGGCGCGCGGTGACCTGTCGCAGAAGATCACCGTCACCGCCCGGGGCGAGATCCTGGAGCTGAAGAACACCATCAACACGATGGTGGACCAGCTGTCCAGCTTCGCCGACGAGGTGACCCGGGTGGCCCGCGAGGTGGGCACCGAGGGCCGGCTCGGCGGGCAGGCCGACGTCAAGGGGGTCTCCGGCACCTGGAAGGACCTCACCGAGTCGGTGAACGTCATGGGCGACAACCTGACCGCCCAGGTACGCAGCATCGCCGAGGTGACCACCGCGGTCGCCCGCGGTGACCTGACGCAGAAGATCCGGGTGGACGCCCGTGGTGAGATCGCCGAGCTGAAGGAGACCATCAACACGATGGTCGACCAGCTGTCCGCGTTCGCCGACGAGGTGACCCGGGTGGCCCGCGAGGTGGGCACCGAGGGACGCCTCGGCGGGCAGGCCCGGGTGCTCAACGTCGGCGGTACCTGGAAGGACCTGACCGACAACGTCAACGTGATGGCCTCCAACCTGACCAACCAGGTGCGTTCGATCGCACTGGTCGCGACAGCGGTGGCCCAGGGCGACCTGAGTCGCAAGATCACCGTCGAGGCCAAGGGCGAGGTCGCCGTCCTCGCGCAGACGATCAACACGATGGTCGACACGCTCAGCGCGTTCGCCGACGAGGTGACCCGGGTGGCCCGCGAGGTGGGCACCGAGGGACGCCTCGGCGGCCAGGCCCGGGTGCCGAACGTGGCCGGGACCTGGAAGGACCTGACCGACAACGTCAACTCGATGGCGAACAACCTGACCGGCCAGGTGCGCAACATCGCGCAGGTGACCACCGCGGTCGCACAGGGCGATCTGACCAAGAAGATCGACGTCGACGCCCGCGGCGAGATCCTCGAGCTCAAGACCACCATCAACACGATGGTCGACCAGCTGTCCAGCTTCGCGGCCGAGGTCACCCGGGTGGCCCGCGAGGTGGGCAGCGAGGGCCGGCTCGGCGGGCAGGCCGAGGTCGAGGGCGTTTCCGGTACGTGGAAGCGGCTCACCGAGAACGTGAACGAGCTCGCCGGGAACCTGACCCGCCAGGTGCGGGCCATCGCGGAGGTGACCAGTGCGGTGGCCACCGGTGACCTGACCCGCTCGATCACCGTCGACGCCTCCGGTGAGGTCGCCGAGCTCAAGGACAACATCAACTTCATGGTGGAGTCGCTGCGCGAGACCACCCGGGCCAATCAGGAACAGGACTGGCTCAAGACCAACCTGGCCCGGATCTCCTCGCTCATGCAGGGCCACCGCGACCTCGAGGTGGTCGCCTCCCTGGTGATGAACGAGCTGGTCCCGCTCGTCGGCGCCCAGCTGGGCACGTTCCTGCTGGTCGAGGACTCGATCGCCGGAGCGGACCTGCGGGTGGTGGGCAGTTACGGCCACAACGGCATCGGTCGCCGGTACGCCCTCGGCGAGTCCCTGGTCGGCCAGGCCGCCGTGGCGAAACGACGGATCGTGGTCGACGAGCTGCCGGCCGATTACTTCACCGTCTCGTCCAGCCTGGGTTCCGTCGCGCCGATGCAGGTGGTGGTGCTGCCGATTCTGGTCGAGGACCAGTCGCTGGGCGTCATCGAGCTGGCCGGCATGACGCCGTTCACTCAGGTGCACCACGACTTCCTGGACCAGCTGATGGAGACCATCGGCGTCAACGTGAACACGATGGTCGCCAACGCCCGCACCGATGTGCTGCTCACCGAGTCCCAGCGGCTCGCCGCCGAGCTGCAGGCCCGTTCCGAGGAGCTGCAGGCCCGCTCGGAGGAGCTGCAGCGCTCGAACGCGGAGCTGGAGGACAAGGCGTCGCTGCTGGCCCGGCAGAACCGCGACATCGAGACGAAGAACTCCGAGATCGAGCAGGCGCGCCAGGAGCTCGAAGCGCGTGCCCAGCAGCTCGCGCTGGCCTCGAAGTACAAGTCGGAGTTCCTGGCCAACATGAGCCACGAGCTGCGTACGCCGCTGAACTCGCTGCTGATCCTGGCGCAGCTGCTGGCACAGAACCCGAACCGGAACCTGACCGCCAAGCAGGTCGAGTACGCGACGGTGATCCACTCGGCCGGCACCGACCTGTTGCAGCTGATCAACGACATCCTGGACCTGTCGAAGGTCGAGGCCGGCAAGATGGACATCGCCCCGGAAGCCTTCGAGCTGCGCAACCTGCTCGGGTACGTGGAGGCGACGTTCCGGCCGCTGACCAGCTCCCGCGGCCTGGACTTCGAGGTGTCCACCGCCGCCGACGTACCGGCCGGGTTGTTCACCGACGAGCAGCGGCTGCGGCAGGTGCTGCGCAACCTGCTCTCCAACGCCGTCAAGTTCACCGAGCAGGGCGGGGTCCAGCTGCGCATCGACCGGGCCCGGCCCGACGAGCTCTCCCCGGCGCTGGCCGAGCAGGAGACGGTGATCGCCTTCCGGGTGACCGACACCGGCATCGGCATCGCCGAGCAGCAGCTCACCGCGATCTTCGACGCCTTCCAGCAGGCCGACGGCACCACCAGCCGGCGGTACGGCGGCACCGGCCTCGGCCTGTCGATCAGCCGGGAGATCGCCTGGTTGCTCGGCGGCGAGATCAGCGCCCAGAGCGTCCTCGGCCAGGGCAGCACCTTCACGTTGTACATGCCGGTCCAGCGGGCCACCGTGCCGGTCGCCCCGGGTGCGCCGGCAGCGGTGCTGTCGGAGCTGGTGATGCCGTTGCCGCCGGCCGGACCGGCGGCGCCGCGACGGCTGCTGGTGGTGGAGAGCAACGCCGACGGCCTGCTGACCTTGATCTCCCGTGGTGCCGCGGCGGCGGTGGCCGAAACGCACGGGCCGATCGACGTGCTGACGGCGGTCGCCGCGGACGCGGCCATCGAACAGCTGCGCGCGCAGCCGTTCCACGCGGTGGTGCTCGACCTGAGCATGTCCGCCGACGAGGGGCCGGACTTCCTGAAGGCGCTGCACGACGAGGCGGATCTGCGGGAGCTGCCGGTGCTGGTGTTCCGCAGCCAGCACGCGCCGCTGGGCAACGACACGTTGCTGCAGGTACTGGCTCAGACCCGGCCGCTGGAGTCGCTGTCCAGCCTGGACGAGCTGCGCGAGCGCATCACCCTGCACCTGTCGACCGAGGCCGGCCAGCCGGTCATGCCACCAGCCATGCACGTCGACACGATCGCCGGCGTCTCCGGCTTCGCGCAGAACCTGGCCGGGCGCAAGGTGCTGGTGGTCGACGACGACGCCCGTAACGTCTTCGCGCTGACCAACATCCTGGAGCTGCACGGGATGGAGGTCGTCTACGCCGAGAACGGCCGTAAGGGCATCGACGTGCTCGCCCAGCACGACGACATCGACCTGATCCTGATGGACGTGATGATGCCGGAGATGGACGGTTACGCCGCCACCGCCGCCATCCGGACCATGCCCAAGTACGCGAACCTGCCCATCATCGCGGTCACCGCGAAGGCGATGCACGGCGACCGGGAGAAGAGCATCTCGTCGGGCGCCAGCGACTACGTGACCAAACCGGTCGATGCCGAGGATCTGCTCGCCTGCATCGAGCGGTGGCTGGTCCAGAGCGCTCGGTCCGACCGGCGAGCGTCAGCCGAGTGA
- a CDS encoding GNAT family N-acetyltransferase — protein MQSGTLRTERLELRPVRDEDIDRILEYRNLPAVTRWLLRTEVDPDAFRAAWRRAAEDPDDHSVAVTLDGLVIGTVSLDVLDGMGQPGMPQLTEADLGYIFDPAYGGRGYATEAVTAMVAHAFGRLSVRRITAGCFADNLASVRILEKVGMRREQHGVGDSWHAELGWVDGYTYALLAEEWRRGTR, from the coding sequence ATGCAGAGCGGAACCCTACGCACCGAACGCCTCGAGCTCCGCCCAGTGCGTGACGAGGACATCGACCGGATCCTGGAGTACCGCAACCTGCCCGCCGTCACTCGCTGGCTGCTGCGCACCGAGGTCGACCCGGACGCCTTCCGGGCGGCCTGGCGCCGCGCGGCGGAGGATCCCGACGACCACAGCGTGGCGGTGACCCTCGACGGCCTGGTGATCGGGACGGTCTCGCTCGACGTGCTCGACGGCATGGGTCAGCCCGGCATGCCACAGCTGACGGAGGCCGATCTCGGCTACATCTTCGACCCCGCGTACGGCGGCCGCGGCTACGCGACCGAGGCGGTCACCGCGATGGTGGCACACGCGTTCGGCCGGCTGTCCGTTCGGCGGATCACCGCCGGCTGCTTCGCTGACAACCTGGCCTCGGTGCGGATCCTCGAGAAGGTCGGCATGCGTCGTGAGCAGCACGGCGTCGGCGACTCGTGGCACGCGGAGCTGGGCTGGGTGGACGGCTACACCTACGCCCTGCTGGCCGAGGAATGGCGCCGGGGGACGCGATAG
- a CDS encoding methyl-accepting chemotaxis protein, protein MGLLRNLKIGMRLGVAFTCVCLCMFAAIGIGLWGQGRARSATRDLAEAATISQAAMVAKFRTADFNGWQTGYAFDTLRGVEGATSDTVGQRASFLASTAAFRDDLARLRSLDLNDQETASADAAEASFQQFMAVDDRVIAGYRAGTRAGARASNALVSGEALNLMAKIFESVDHLVDQTKDRSAAAERDAEDAAATAKTSMIAVGAFCLLLAAIIAAMVTRSITRPLAATVTALRTVASKDLTVRVPDDGRDELASMGRATNQTLDVLRGAFATITENSRTLSAAAAELTATSTLIAEAADSASGQSDMIASSAEEVSRSVQTVAAGTEQMNAAIREIADGAGRAAGVASAGVDSVRAASETIARLGKSSEEISGVVQLITSIAEQTNLLALNATIEAARAGELGKGFAVVAGEVKDLAQATARATVDISDRVQAIQNDTGSAIAAIDRIAEIIGEVNEHSTTIAAAVEEQTATTAEMGRNIVEAATGSSEIAAGITGVATASQETSHGVVQSRQTAEQLSGMSHELHDLVGQFRV, encoded by the coding sequence ATGGGTCTACTCCGCAACCTCAAGATCGGTATGCGGCTGGGAGTCGCCTTCACCTGCGTCTGCCTGTGCATGTTCGCCGCCATCGGTATCGGCCTGTGGGGACAGGGCCGGGCGCGCAGTGCCACCCGGGATCTCGCCGAGGCGGCCACCATCAGTCAGGCTGCCATGGTGGCGAAGTTCCGCACCGCCGACTTCAACGGCTGGCAGACCGGGTACGCGTTCGACACCCTCCGCGGCGTCGAGGGCGCCACCAGCGACACCGTCGGACAGCGCGCCTCCTTCCTCGCCTCCACCGCCGCCTTCCGCGACGACCTCGCCCGGCTGCGCTCGCTCGATCTCAACGACCAGGAGACCGCGTCGGCCGATGCCGCCGAGGCGTCGTTCCAGCAGTTCATGGCCGTCGACGACCGCGTCATCGCCGGGTACCGCGCCGGTACCCGGGCCGGCGCACGTGCCTCTAACGCGCTGGTCTCCGGCGAAGCCCTGAACCTGATGGCAAAGATCTTCGAGTCGGTCGACCACTTGGTGGACCAGACGAAGGACCGGTCGGCGGCGGCGGAACGGGACGCCGAGGACGCGGCCGCGACCGCCAAGACCTCCATGATCGCGGTGGGCGCCTTCTGCCTGCTGCTCGCCGCCATCATCGCCGCGATGGTGACCCGCAGCATCACCCGGCCGCTGGCGGCGACCGTCACCGCGCTGCGTACCGTGGCCAGCAAGGACCTCACCGTCCGGGTCCCGGACGACGGCCGCGACGAACTCGCCTCGATGGGCCGCGCGACGAACCAGACCCTCGACGTGCTGCGCGGCGCGTTCGCCACGATCACCGAGAACAGCCGGACGCTGTCCGCCGCCGCCGCCGAGCTCACGGCCACCTCCACCCTGATCGCGGAGGCGGCCGACTCCGCGTCCGGCCAATCCGACATGATCGCCTCCTCCGCCGAGGAGGTGTCCCGCAGCGTGCAGACCGTCGCCGCCGGCACCGAGCAGATGAACGCCGCGATCCGCGAGATCGCCGACGGCGCCGGACGTGCCGCCGGTGTGGCCAGCGCCGGCGTGGACAGCGTCCGGGCCGCCTCCGAGACCATCGCCCGGCTCGGCAAGTCGAGCGAGGAGATCAGCGGTGTGGTCCAGCTGATCACCTCGATCGCCGAGCAGACCAACCTGCTGGCACTCAACGCGACGATCGAAGCGGCCCGGGCCGGCGAGCTGGGCAAGGGTTTCGCGGTCGTCGCCGGTGAGGTGAAGGACCTGGCGCAGGCCACCGCCCGGGCCACCGTCGACATCAGCGACCGCGTGCAGGCGATCCAGAACGACACCGGGTCGGCCATCGCCGCCATCGATCGGATCGCTGAGATCATCGGCGAGGTCAACGAGCACTCCACGACCATCGCGGCGGCCGTCGAGGAGCAGACCGCGACCACCGCCGAGATGGGCCGCAACATCGTCGAGGCCGCCACCGGCTCGAGCGAGATCGCCGCCGGGATCACCGGTGTCGCCACCGCGAGCCAGGAAACGTCGCACGGTGTGGTGCAATCCCGGCAGACCGCCGAGCAACTGTCCGGCATGTCACACGAACTGCACGACCTGGTCGGCCAGTTCCGGGTGTGA
- a CDS encoding aldose epimerase family protein, whose amino-acid sequence MTSIDSTPFGELPDGTVIEKWTLTAASGAAVSILTWGATIQSVLVPDRDGTLGNVTLGFAGLAGYLDPANPYFGSTIGRYGNRIAGGTFTLDGQTHKISQNEGQTALHGGVRGFDKRVWSAARADGGVRMSYTSPDGEEGFPGTLETSVTFTFDDEHRLRIDYRATTDRATVVSLTNHAYWNLTGEGTGTINDHLLRINAEHYTPIDEDLIPTGAVTPVAGTPFDFRDFHPIGARLRDADQQLGYGLGYDHNYVLAGREAAVVRDPRSGRQLTIETTEPGLQFYSGNFLDGKLRGVSGRQYRQGDAFALETQHFPDSPNRPDFPSTVLRPGDTYGSTTIHTFTTFA is encoded by the coding sequence ATGACGAGTATCGACAGCACTCCGTTCGGCGAACTCCCCGACGGCACCGTGATCGAGAAGTGGACGCTGACCGCCGCGAGCGGAGCGGCCGTGTCGATCCTCACCTGGGGCGCCACCATCCAGTCGGTGCTGGTCCCGGACCGCGACGGCACCCTGGGCAACGTCACGCTCGGCTTCGCCGGCTTGGCCGGTTATCTCGACCCGGCGAACCCGTACTTCGGCTCCACCATCGGCCGGTACGGCAACCGGATCGCCGGCGGCACGTTCACCCTGGACGGTCAGACCCACAAGATCTCGCAGAACGAGGGGCAGACGGCGCTGCACGGCGGCGTGCGGGGCTTCGACAAGCGGGTCTGGTCCGCCGCGCGGGCCGACGGCGGGGTCCGGATGAGCTACACCTCGCCGGACGGCGAGGAGGGTTTCCCCGGCACCCTCGAGACGTCGGTGACCTTCACCTTCGACGACGAGCACCGCCTGCGGATCGACTACCGCGCCACCACCGACCGGGCCACCGTCGTCAGCCTGACCAACCACGCGTACTGGAACCTGACCGGCGAGGGCACCGGCACGATCAACGACCACCTGCTGCGGATCAACGCCGAGCACTACACCCCGATCGACGAGGACCTGATCCCCACCGGGGCGGTGACCCCGGTGGCCGGCACCCCGTTCGACTTCCGCGACTTCCACCCGATCGGCGCCCGGCTGCGCGACGCCGACCAGCAGCTCGGTTACGGCCTCGGTTACGACCACAACTACGTGCTGGCCGGCCGGGAGGCCGCGGTGGTCCGTGACCCGCGCTCCGGCCGCCAGCTCACCATCGAGACCACCGAGCCGGGGCTGCAGTTCTACTCGGGCAACTTCCTCGACGGCAAGCTCCGTGGCGTCTCCGGCCGCCAGTACCGGCAGGGCGACGCCTTCGCCCTGGAGACCCAGCACTTCCCGGACAGTCCGAACCGGCCCGACTTCCCGTCCACAGTGCTGCGTCCCGGCGACACCTACGGCTCCACCACCATCCACACGTTCACCACGTTCGCCTGA
- a CDS encoding zinc-dependent alcohol dehydrogenase has product MRALVFTGPGVAEVRDVPEPQAGPGQVLVEVERVGVCGTDVELFTGAMSYLHTGVASYPLRPGHEWAGTVLAAGPGVDAGWVGRRVTGDTMIGCGECGRCRAGRHHVCPRRHELGCRDGLPGALAERLAFPAAYLYELPDAVDATLGALVEPGGNALRAVRAAAVAPGERLLVIGTGTIGLLAAMFGRARGAEVHLLGEQPTTLSEAPVWTRATLPELAWDGVIDATNGAGIPKLAVDLVEPGGTVVYIGLAGAPSLVDTREIVLKDVTTVGLLGASAGLGGAITAYAEKDADPRTLVAATVSLAEIVDVLAGKRPEGAGPGPKFHVDPRRDQGR; this is encoded by the coding sequence ATGCGTGCGCTGGTGTTCACCGGGCCCGGGGTGGCCGAGGTGCGGGACGTGCCGGAGCCGCAGGCCGGCCCCGGCCAGGTGCTCGTCGAGGTGGAGCGGGTCGGGGTGTGCGGCACCGACGTGGAGCTGTTCACCGGGGCGATGAGCTATCTGCACACCGGGGTGGCGTCCTACCCGCTGCGGCCCGGGCACGAGTGGGCCGGGACGGTCCTCGCTGCCGGACCGGGCGTGGACGCCGGCTGGGTCGGCCGGCGGGTCACCGGTGACACCATGATCGGCTGCGGGGAGTGCGGGCGCTGCCGGGCCGGACGGCACCACGTCTGCCCGCGACGGCACGAGCTGGGCTGCCGGGACGGGCTGCCGGGGGCGCTCGCCGAGCGGCTCGCCTTCCCGGCGGCGTACCTGTACGAGCTGCCGGACGCGGTGGACGCCACCCTCGGGGCACTCGTCGAGCCGGGCGGTAACGCGCTGCGGGCGGTACGGGCCGCGGCGGTCGCGCCGGGCGAGCGGCTGCTCGTCATCGGGACCGGGACGATCGGGCTGCTGGCGGCGATGTTCGGGCGGGCCCGGGGTGCCGAGGTGCACCTGCTCGGCGAGCAGCCGACGACGCTGAGCGAGGCGCCGGTGTGGACCCGGGCGACGTTGCCCGAGCTGGCCTGGGACGGGGTGATCGACGCGACGAACGGGGCCGGGATCCCGAAGCTCGCGGTGGACCTCGTCGAGCCGGGGGGGACGGTCGTCTACATCGGACTGGCCGGGGCACCCAGCCTGGTGGACACCCGGGAGATCGTGCTCAAGGACGTGACGACGGTGGGGCTGCTCGGTGCCTCGGCCGGGCTGGGCGGGGCGATCACGGCGTACGCGGAGAAGGACGCCGATCCGCGCACCCTGGTCGCCGCCACGGTGAGCCTGGCGGAGATCGTCGACGTGCTGGCCGGGAAGCGCCCGGAGGGCGCCGGCCCCGGCCCGAAATTCCACGTCGATCCGCGCCGGGATCAGGGCAGGTAG
- a CDS encoding DUF6886 family protein, with protein sequence MGTPWRRRRSVDDCRAALAERRVELRLVPSLWPYLDAVVAAEAPFSAIRMRNAGRRASA encoded by the coding sequence ATGGGAACGCCGTGGAGAAGGCGTCGATCGGTGGACGACTGCCGCGCCGCGCTTGCCGAACGCCGTGTTGAGTTGCGCCTCGTCCCGTCGTTGTGGCCGTATCTCGATGCGGTGGTGGCGGCGGAGGCACCGTTCAGTGCCATCCGGATGAGAAACGCCGGACGGCGCGCGTCCGCCTGA
- a CDS encoding TipAS antibiotic-recognition domain-containing protein, whose protein sequence is MSTSTMNPETADRSRRALAAEQAASLAATNDWAHVDKDRVHRDWHELYGEIAAAITAGAQPRDEAVQELVDRHYAIASRFYAPSRDAYLGMALLYAEDDAMRDWHNSYHPDMVEFLGAAMMRYAETRL, encoded by the coding sequence ATGAGCACCTCCACGATGAACCCCGAGACCGCCGACCGGTCCCGCCGCGCACTCGCCGCAGAGCAGGCCGCCAGCCTCGCCGCGACCAACGACTGGGCCCATGTCGACAAGGATCGGGTCCACCGCGACTGGCACGAGCTGTACGGCGAGATCGCCGCTGCCATCACCGCCGGTGCCCAGCCGCGGGACGAGGCCGTCCAGGAACTGGTCGACAGGCACTACGCCATCGCCAGCCGGTTCTACGCCCCGAGCCGGGACGCCTACCTCGGCATGGCGCTGCTCTATGCCGAGGACGACGCCATGCGGGACTGGCACAACTCCTACCACCCGGACATGGTCGAGTTCCTCGGCGCGGCGATGATGCGGTACGCCGAGACCCGGCTCTGA
- a CDS encoding hemerythrin domain-containing protein has translation MCEYCGCQEVAAIDLLTREHEHVVNLVGDVRAAHAAGDVAGMAALARRIAEVLRPHTAVEEGGLFPLLAGDFPGQIAALEEEHRRIEAVLGAAAAGTPGDPAWPQRLLDTLEVLREHILKEQDGVFPAALTTLDGTGWDTVDAVRARVGTLLPGAG, from the coding sequence ATGTGTGAGTACTGCGGCTGCCAGGAGGTCGCGGCGATCGACCTGCTGACCAGGGAACACGAGCACGTGGTCAACCTGGTCGGCGACGTTCGCGCGGCGCACGCGGCCGGTGACGTGGCCGGGATGGCGGCGCTGGCCCGGCGGATCGCCGAGGTCCTGCGCCCGCACACCGCTGTCGAGGAGGGCGGCCTGTTCCCGCTGCTGGCCGGCGACTTCCCCGGCCAGATCGCCGCGCTGGAGGAGGAGCATCGCCGGATCGAGGCGGTGCTCGGCGCGGCCGCCGCCGGGACCCCGGGCGATCCGGCCTGGCCCCAGCGGTTGCTGGACACGCTGGAGGTGCTGCGCGAGCACATCCTCAAGGAGCAGGACGGCGTCTTTCCCGCCGCGCTGACCACCCTCGACGGCACCGGCTGGGACACCGTCGACGCGGTCCGCGCCCGGGTCGGCACGCTGCTGCCCGGCGCCGGGTGA